Proteins encoded in a region of the Candidatus Methylomirabilota bacterium genome:
- a CDS encoding ABC transporter ATP-binding protein, with product MTAAPALAVQRLTKSFGGLLVTASVDLAVAPGERRLIIGPNGAGKTTLFNLVTGELRPDGGTVTLFGRDITRTPGWHRAHLGISRTYQIITLFPRETLLRNVTLSLLGRSRLRWNPIARLERQAAVLDRARAALARVGLEHLAARPLAQTSYGERRRVEIAMALAQEPHVLLLDEPFAGLSIEERRDVLRLVTAIPRDVTIVMIEHDMDVALDFAERITVLHFGQVVVEGTRSEVVAHPRTREIYLGE from the coding sequence GTGACCGCCGCGCCCGCGCTGGCCGTCCAGCGCCTCACCAAGTCGTTCGGCGGGCTGCTGGTCACCGCGTCGGTCGATCTCGCCGTCGCGCCGGGCGAGCGACGGCTGATCATCGGCCCGAACGGCGCGGGCAAGACCACGCTCTTCAACCTGGTCACCGGCGAATTGCGCCCCGACGGCGGCACTGTCACGCTCTTCGGCCGCGACATCACCCGCACCCCGGGCTGGCACCGCGCCCATCTCGGCATCTCGCGCACCTACCAGATCATCACGCTCTTCCCGCGCGAGACCCTGCTGCGCAACGTCACCCTGTCGCTGCTGGGGCGCTCCCGGCTGCGCTGGAACCCGATCGCCCGGCTGGAGCGGCAGGCCGCGGTGCTCGACCGGGCGCGCGCGGCGCTGGCCCGCGTCGGCCTCGAGCATCTGGCCGCGCGGCCCCTCGCGCAGACGTCCTACGGAGAGCGCCGGCGCGTGGAGATCGCGATGGCCCTGGCCCAGGAGCCGCACGTGCTGCTGCTGGACGAGCCGTTCGCCGGGCTCTCGATCGAGGAGCGGCGCGACGTCCTCCGGCTCGTCACCGCCATTCCCCGGGATGTCACGATCGTGATGATCGAGCACGACATGGACGTGGCGCTCGACTTCGCGGAGCGGATCACCGTGCTGCACTTCGGCCAGGTGGTGGTCGAGGGCACGCGGAGCGAGGTGGTGGCGCATCCGCGGACCCGGGAGATCTACCTTGGCGAGTGA